In the genome of Spea bombifrons isolate aSpeBom1 chromosome 11, aSpeBom1.2.pri, whole genome shotgun sequence, one region contains:
- the LOC128469273 gene encoding LOW QUALITY PROTEIN: E3 ubiquitin-protein ligase TRIM39-like (The sequence of the model RefSeq protein was modified relative to this genomic sequence to represent the inferred CDS: inserted 2 bases in 1 codon): MVKTRKLCNIIETFLSTHPAEEDVGVSCTYCDSPVPAAKTCLLCEASLCEKHLQKHSKSPEHVLTEPTASLESRKCSVHREILKYYCTEDAVCICVSCNLAGEHRGHQVETLNEASEKKKEKLRNVLEKLTSKREETEKRVQSLQERRREVREKAAGETERVAALIRDIREQLEALEKRVLNEISRQEEQALLRVSDLIQQLEIKKEGLSRKIQDMEELCNMTDPITVLQERKHEGDIESEENDEDRDIDDRKLRAVDLDEGLISVILHTGLAGIVTGAKRRLDAPQASDILLDVNTAGNLVDVSGDLKTVSRSEVNHIYPETPERFQFTQVLSTRSFSSGRHYWEVEVSKSGAWVVGMAYRSIDRSGRQSQFGYNKKSWGLWKWSDDKYSVIHDXVILLSHRPSCQRLGIFLDYEAGRLSFYELCDPVRHLHTFTATFTEPLHAAFGVWYEVLPHILCNKAWVRIRSWN, translated from the exons ATGGTGAAGACCAGGAAGCTCTGTAACATAATAGAGACTTTCCTATCTACTCACCCAGCGGAGGAGGACGTTGGGGTCTCCTGTACTTACTGTGACTCTCCTGTACCTGCTGCTAAAACCTGTCTGCTGTGTGAAGCTTCTCTGTGCGAGAAACACTTACAGAAACACAGCAAGTCCCCGGAACATGTCCTAACCGAACCCACCGCTTCACTGGAGAGCAGAAAATGCTCCGTCCACCGGGAGATCCTGAAATATTACTGCACTGAGGACGCTGtctgtatctgtgtgtcctgcAACTTGGCCGGAGAGCACAGGGGACACCAGGTGGAGACTCTGAATGAAGCCTctgagaagaagaaggagaaactGAGAAATGTTCTGGAGAAACTGACCTCAAAGCGAGAGGAGACAGAGAAACGAGTCCAGAGTCTGCAGGAGCGCAGGAGAGAAGTGAGAGAAAAAGCAGCTGGAGAAACGGAGCGAGTCGCGGCCCTGATTAGAGACATCAGGGAACAGCTGGAAGCTCTAGAGAAGAGAGTCCTGAATGAGATCTCCCGGCAGGAAGAGCAGGCCTTACTCCGAGTCTCAGATCTAATCCAGCAGCTGGAAATAAAGAAGGAGGGACTGTCCAGGAAGATACAAGACATGGAGGAGCTGTGCAACATGACTGACCCAATAACTGTCTTACAGGAACGGAAACATGAAGGAGATATTGAGAGTGAGGAGAATGACGAGGACAGAGACATTGATGATAGAAAGCTCCGTGCTGTAGATCTGGATGAGGGTCTGATCTCAGTGATTTTACACACAGGTTTAGCTGGTATTGTGACCGGTGCAAAGAGACGTCTCGATGCTCCTCAGGCTTCAGACATATTACTGGATGTAAACACGGCTGGTAATCTTGTAGATGTATCAGGTGACTTGAAAACCGTATCCAGATCAGAAGTAAACCATATTTACCCAGAAACACCAGAAAGATTTCAGTTCACTCAGGTTTTAAGCACCAGGAGTTTCTCCTCAGGGAGACATTACTGGGAAGTGGAGGTCAGTAAATCAGGGGCATGGGTTGTGGGGATGGCCTATCGCAGTATAGATAGGAGTGGACGTCAGTCACAATTTGGATATAATAAGAAGTCCTGGGGTTTGTGGAAGTGGTCAGATGATAAATATTCAGTGATACATGA AGTAATCCTGTTATCTCACCGCCCGTCCTGTCAGAGGTTGGGGATATTCCTGGACTATGAGGCCGGGCGGCTGTCCTTTTATGAGCTGTGTGACCCGGtcagacacttacacacctTCACTGCCACCTTCACTGAGCCGCTTCACGCTGCGTTCGGGGTATGGTATGAAGTCTTGCCTCATATATTGTGTAATAAAGCCTGGGTGAGGATCCGGAGCTGGAATTAA